A stretch of Desulfarculaceae bacterium DNA encodes these proteins:
- a CDS encoding outer membrane lipoprotein carrier protein LolA: protein MSTPFFKTSFLVFLVFLFALAAAPAMADETSDLAARIQKRYQAIDSLAATYTRTSRFVSLGAQSGRDVQGTGSLVWARPLKLRLEQATPRHELIITGKGMAWWVRPERKRADLYPLNRFTGGLTSLLDALGGLARLDQDFKVAVASPARASSIPAGSLVVSLTPKVARADLKELVLWFQPEDLLLRGFAIYNLVGDVTLYQLDKVEINVNPPASDFAFEPPVDYRVANHLPLSQGKQVR, encoded by the coding sequence GTGAGCACTCCTTTCTTCAAAACCTCTTTTCTTGTCTTTCTTGTCTTCCTCTTTGCCTTGGCCGCCGCCCCGGCCATGGCCGACGAGACCAGCGACCTGGCCGCGCGCATTCAAAAGCGCTATCAGGCCATCGACAGCCTGGCCGCCACCTACACCCGCACCAGCCGCTTCGTGTCCCTGGGGGCCCAGAGCGGCCGCGACGTGCAGGGCACGGGGAGCCTGGTGTGGGCGCGGCCGCTCAAGCTGCGCCTGGAGCAGGCCACCCCGCGTCACGAGTTGATCATCACCGGCAAAGGCATGGCCTGGTGGGTGCGCCCCGAGCGCAAGCGGGCCGACCTGTATCCCCTGAACCGCTTCACCGGGGGCCTCACCTCCCTGCTGGACGCCCTGGGCGGGCTGGCCCGTTTGGACCAGGACTTCAAGGTGGCCGTGGCCTCCCCAGCCCGCGCCTCGAGCATCCCGGCGGGCAGCCTGGTGGTGTCGCTGACTCCCAAGGTGGCCCGGGCCGACCTCAAGGAGCTGGTGCTGTGGTTCCAGCCCGAGGACCTGCTGCTCCGGGGCTTCGCCATCTACAACCTGGTGGGCGACGTGACGCTGTACCAGTTGGACAAGGTGGAGATCAACGTGAATCCGCCGGCCAGCGACTTTGCCTTTGAGCCGCCGGTGGACTACCGGGTGGCCAATCATCTGCCCCTGAGCCAGGGGAAGCAGGTCCGATGA
- the cobU gene encoding bifunctional adenosylcobinamide kinase/adenosylcobinamide-phosphate guanylyltransferase: MSAAKVLILGGAKSGKSSTAQRLAESWGGRLVYVATAQAGDAEMTARIARHQAERGEAWSTLEEPLALEEALRRADGPDAVLLVDCLTLWLSNLVLGANLSDTAVAERGEALAGMLPELKARVILVANEVGLGIVPENALARRWRDLAGGLNQRMASACDTVVLVAAGLPLALKGSLPNL; this comes from the coding sequence ATGAGCGCGGCCAAGGTGCTCATCCTGGGCGGGGCCAAGAGCGGCAAGAGCTCCACGGCCCAGCGCCTGGCCGAGTCTTGGGGCGGGCGGCTGGTGTATGTGGCCACGGCCCAAGCCGGCGACGCCGAGATGACCGCGCGCATCGCGCGGCACCAGGCCGAGCGCGGGGAAGCCTGGTCTACCCTGGAGGAGCCCCTGGCCCTGGAGGAGGCCCTGCGCCGGGCCGACGGGCCGGACGCGGTGCTCCTGGTGGACTGCCTGACCCTGTGGCTGAGCAATTTGGTGTTGGGGGCCAACCTCAGCGACACGGCGGTGGCCGAGCGGGGCGAGGCCCTGGCCGGGATGCTGCCCGAGCTCAAAGCCCGCGTAATTTTGGTGGCCAACGAGGTGGGCCTGGGCATCGTGCCCGAGAACGCCCTGGCCCGCCGCTGGCGCGACCTGGCCGGCGGCCTGAACCAACGCATGGCCTCGGCCTGCGACACGGTGGTCCTGGTGGCCGCCGGGCTGCCCCTGGCCCTCAAGGGCAGCTTGCCCAACCTTTAA
- a CDS encoding NAD(P)H-dependent oxidoreductase subunit E, translating into MSLAYDLTPQEMPEDVTPEMVERIDEICAAYRGKPGALIPVLQKCQEVVGYLPVPVQEHIAKALGVPGHEVYGVTTFYSFFSMEPRGRHVVRVCMGTACYVRGGKEALDRLERHLNTPVDTTTEDRRFTLEQVRCLGACGVAPVVVVNQDTHRKVMADAVVDLVEQYD; encoded by the coding sequence ATGAGCCTGGCCTACGATCTTACTCCACAGGAGATGCCCGAAGACGTTACCCCCGAAATGGTGGAGCGCATCGACGAGATTTGCGCCGCCTATCGGGGCAAGCCGGGAGCATTGATCCCGGTTCTGCAGAAATGCCAAGAAGTGGTGGGCTATCTGCCGGTTCCGGTGCAGGAACACATCGCCAAGGCCCTAGGCGTGCCCGGGCACGAGGTCTACGGAGTCACCACCTTCTACTCCTTCTTCTCCATGGAGCCCCGCGGGCGCCACGTGGTCCGCGTGTGCATGGGCACCGCCTGCTACGTGCGCGGCGGCAAGGAGGCCCTGGATCGGCTGGAGCGCCATCTGAACACCCCAGTGGACACTACCACCGAGGACCGGCGCTTCACCCTGGAGCAGGTGCGCTGCCTGGGGGCCTGTGGAGTGGCCCCGGTGGTGGTGGTGAATCAGGATACGCACCGCAAGGTCATGGCCGACGCGGTGGTGGATCTGGTGGAGCAGTACGACTAG
- the cobT gene encoding nicotinate-nucleotide--dimethylbenzimidazole phosphoribosyltransferase, with protein MPSLQEIIDRIKPLDRSAGPEAQEHLDDLTKPRGSLGRLEELARTLAEIYRSAELHQPSAAVAVFAADHGVTQSGVSPYPPEVTPQMVLNFLNGGAGINVLARQAGAEVRVVDVGVNYDFEPMEGLIAAKVAKGTANLAQAPAMNLEQAEQAISVGAGVAAELIDQGAELLIPGDMGIGNTTSCAALTAVLCARPVREVTGRGAGLDDDGLSQKVAIIERAIALHRPDPGDPLRALAALGGLEIAAICGFVLEAAAQGVPVLLDGFISTCGALVAAKMCPEAKDYLLAGHCSVEIGHRAQLEALGLKPILDLELRLGEGSGAALALNVVRAAVHVYNEMATFASAGVSDKEA; from the coding sequence TTGCCATCCTTGCAAGAAATCATCGACCGCATAAAGCCCCTGGACCGAAGCGCGGGACCGGAGGCCCAAGAGCACCTGGACGACCTGACCAAGCCGCGCGGCTCCCTGGGCCGTTTGGAAGAGCTGGCCCGCACCCTGGCCGAGATATACCGCAGCGCCGAGCTGCACCAGCCCTCGGCGGCGGTGGCCGTGTTCGCGGCGGACCACGGGGTGACCCAATCCGGGGTGAGCCCCTATCCGCCCGAGGTGACGCCCCAGATGGTGCTGAACTTTCTGAACGGCGGAGCGGGGATCAACGTGCTCGCCCGTCAGGCCGGGGCCGAGGTGCGGGTGGTGGACGTGGGGGTCAACTACGACTTCGAGCCCATGGAAGGGCTCATCGCGGCCAAGGTGGCCAAGGGTACGGCCAACCTGGCCCAGGCACCGGCCATGAACCTGGAGCAGGCCGAGCAGGCCATCTCCGTGGGCGCGGGGGTGGCGGCCGAGCTCATCGACCAGGGGGCCGAGCTGCTCATCCCCGGTGACATGGGCATCGGCAACACCACTTCCTGCGCGGCGCTCACCGCCGTGCTCTGCGCGCGGCCGGTGCGCGAGGTGACCGGGCGGGGCGCGGGCCTGGACGACGATGGCCTGTCCCAGAAGGTGGCCATCATCGAGCGGGCCATCGCCCTGCACCGCCCGGACCCCGGCGACCCCCTGCGGGCCCTGGCCGCCTTGGGCGGTCTGGAGATCGCGGCCATCTGCGGCTTTGTCTTGGAGGCGGCGGCCCAGGGCGTGCCGGTGTTGCTGGACGGCTTCATCTCCACCTGCGGGGCCCTGGTGGCGGCCAAGATGTGCCCCGAGGCCAAGGACTACCTTCTGGCCGGGCACTGCTCGGTGGAGATCGGCCACCGGGCCCAGCTGGAGGCCCTGGGTCTCAAGCCCATCCTGGACCTGGAGCTTCGCCTGGGCGAGGGCAGCGGCGCGGCCCTGGCCCTGAACGTCGTCAGGGCGGCGGTGCACGTCTACAACGAGATGGCCACCTTCGCCTCGGCCGGCGTGAGTGACAAAGAGGCATAG
- the cobS gene encoding adenosylcobinamide-GDP ribazoletransferase: MTSFILALQFLTVATVNSRLAAGPGELSRSRAWHGVVGGLLGLALALMAWLLGLWLPPLVLAGVLVLLWGWLTRFLHLDGVADTADALVHTTSRERALEIMKDTRLGSFGVAAIAAVMILKFAALASMSGPVLIASLMAAPALARGLEAVLSCLLPAARPGVGLGAAITQGGELWPGLAAGASALLIAILAAGRAGAVAALAVAVLGLVLGLWFRRRIGGVTGDTLGASIETAELVALIALSSLG; this comes from the coding sequence GTGACCAGCTTCATCCTGGCCCTGCAATTCCTCACCGTGGCCACGGTGAACTCCCGCCTGGCGGCGGGGCCGGGCGAGCTTTCGCGCTCCCGGGCCTGGCACGGGGTGGTGGGCGGCCTCTTGGGCCTGGCCCTGGCCCTGATGGCTTGGCTGCTGGGCCTGTGGCTGCCGCCCCTGGTGCTGGCCGGGGTGCTGGTGCTCCTGTGGGGCTGGCTCACCCGCTTTTTGCACCTGGACGGGGTGGCCGACACGGCCGACGCCCTGGTGCACACCACCAGCCGGGAGCGCGCCCTGGAGATAATGAAGGACACCCGCTTGGGCTCCTTTGGCGTGGCGGCGATCGCGGCGGTGATGATCCTGAAGTTCGCGGCCCTGGCCTCCATGAGCGGCCCGGTGCTCATCGCATCGCTCATGGCCGCGCCCGCCCTGGCCCGGGGCCTGGAGGCGGTGTTGTCCTGCCTGTTGCCCGCCGCCCGGCCGGGGGTGGGCCTGGGAGCGGCCATCACCCAGGGCGGGGAGCTCTGGCCCGGCCTGGCCGCCGGGGCCAGCGCGCTGCTCATCGCCATCCTGGCCGCCGGGCGCGCCGGGGCGGTGGCCGCCCTGGCCGTGGCGGTCCTGGGGCTGGTGCTGGGCCTATGGTTTCGCCGGAGAATCGGCGGGGTTACCGGCGACACCCTGGGCGCGTCCATAGAAACCGCCGAGTTGGTCGCATTGATTGCCCTGAGTTCCTTGGGGTGA